The DNA sequence TTCAAATGGTGCGTAGTAACGTGAGTTAACCAAACGGGCAGCACCCGTTAGATCCATAATGGTTACGATACCTGCTACCGCTGAGCCATGAAGCATAAAGATAACTTCATTACTGTAAGCCGGTAATGCTCGACGTAAAGCGCTTGGAAGAATAATGCGGCGGTATGTCTTGGGTGTGCTCATGCCGTACGCTTTTGCTGCTTCAACTTCACCTTTAGGTAAGCCGTTAATGGCACCGCGAATGATTTCTGCTGTGTATGCCGATGTATTAAGAATGAATGCCACCAAAGCACAAAACCATGCATTTTCCCATAGTGTATCTTTTACCGGGAAGAACTGATCCATTCCGTAGTAAATGAGGTACAACTGCACCAATAATGGCGTACCACGGAAGAAATAGATGAACGACCAAGCTGGAGCGTTAATCAGCATATTTGGGCTGTTACGAGCAATAGCTAATGGTATTGCTACACATAAGCCAATGATCAAAGCGACGCAAACCATCCAAGCCGTTGTCCATAAACCACTAAGGTAAATCGGCAGGCTTTCAATTATCAATGAAAAGTCCATAACTACCTCGCGTGGATACTGAATTTACGTTCAACCAACTTAAGCAAGCCCGTCGAAACACTGGTGAAGAATAGGAAAATAAGAGCCACTGTCATATAAAAGGTAAATGGCATTTTGGTTGAACCAGCAGCCAATGCACTAACACGTACCATGTCCTCTAGGCCGATAATCGAAACCAACGCGGTGGTCTTAAGTAGAACCAACCAGTTGTTACCAAAACCCGGCAGTGCGTGACGAATCATTTGAGGTAACAGAATACGGCGGAACGCTAAGACGGGTCCCATGCCGTAGGCCTTTGCCGCTTCCATCTCACCGCTGTCGACAGCCATGATTGCACCACGGAAAGTTTCAGCCATGTAAGCACCAAAGATAAAGCCAATGGTTAAGACACCAGCAATGAATGGGCTGACATCGATATAATCAGGTAAATAAGCGGTCCATTCATGGTTAGGATCACTTGATGTGAACCACTCATTGAGCCACTCATTGATGGAATACAAACTGTTGTTTAAAAGGATTTGTCCACCAAAGAAAATCAGCATCATCAAGACGAGATCGGGGATGCCTCGAATGACAGTTGTGTAGAGGGTTGCAATTGCACGAGCCCAGCGATAAGGCGCAAGTTTTGCTAAGGCACCTAGCATACCAAGAACCATAGCTAAAATTAGCGACAGCAAGGCAACTTCGATTGTAAGCACCGCCCCTTTCAGGATCGAAGCTTCATATCCTTGTAAATCAAACATAATGAATTCCAACAGAACTGCGAAAAAGTTGGTAAGACAGGGAGAGGAGAACCTCTCCCTTAAGAATTGACGCTAGATATTACTGACCGTATACGTCGTAGTTGAAGTATTTAGCTGCGATATCTTGGTAGATGCCTTTTTCACGTAGTGAAAGGATTGCCGCATCTAATTGCTTAGTCAGATCTTTGTCTTGCTTACGTAGAGCAATACCAAAACCATCGCCGAACCATTTAGGATCTGTTAGTGATGGGCCAACAAACTCGTAGTCTTCACCACCCGCTTTGTTTAGTACGCCTTCTTCTAGAGCCGATGCATCACCCAGTACAGCAGCAACACGACCGTTAGCTAGATCAAGGTAAGCTTCATCGAATGAACCGTAACGAACGATCTCTACTGTGTCGCCGTAGTTGTCTGTTAGGTACTTATCGTGAGTTGTTGCACGTTGAACGGCAATTTTTTGACCACTTAGATCATCAAAGTTAAGGCCTGCACCTTTTTTAGCGATGAACTTGTTTGGGATAAGTGCGTATTTACCAGTGAAATCGATCTTTTTCTTACGCTCTTCCGTGATAGACATTGCCGCGATGATCGCATCATATTTACGAGCAAGTAGAGAAGGAATAATACCATCCCAATCTTGTGCAACGATCTTACACTGCACCTGCATTTCGGTACAAAGCGCATTAGCCATATCAACATCGAAGCCTTTTAGTGAACCGTCAGCTTCTGTCCAGCTAAATGGTGGGTAAGCACCTTCAATACCGAAACGTACTGTTTTCCATTCTTTTGCTTGAGCTACGCCCGTTGCAGCAGTTGCAGCAAGTGCCGCGACTAATAACCACTTTTTCATATCCCTACTCCTGTGATTTAGGTTTTTATGTTTTGCTAATTTTAATATTGTGTTTGTTGTTGCTTATTAACTTACTTGTTGTGTTTTATTGTTCATACCGTCGCCATTTTCCTTAGCGGCGGTATTTCAATTCTGATTAGTAAATCGATGAGATAAATTGTTGTAAACGCTCAGATTCAGGTTCCGTAAACAGTTTAGCTGGATCGCCCTGTTCTTCCACTAGACCTTGATGCAAGAACATCACATGATTTGATACGTCGCGTGCGAAAGCCATTTCATGTGTTACCACAAGCATGGTTCTGCCCTCTTCTGCTAGATCGCGCATTACACCAAGCACTTCGCCTACTAACTCAGGGTCTAATGCCGATGTTGGTTCATCAAACAGCATAACTTCAGGATCAACCGCTAGCGCTCGCGCAATAGCAGCACGCTGTTGTTGTCCGCCAGACAAGTGACCCGGGTAGTAATCTTTACGCTCGTACAGACCGACTTTCTTCAGTAGTAACTCTGCATTTTCAATCGCTTGTGCTTTAGGTACACCTAAGACGTGAACAGGCGCTTCGATAACATTTTCGAGAACGGTCAGGTGAGACCACAGATTGAAACCCTGAAAAACCATCGCTAGGCGAGAACGGATTCGCTGTACTTGTTTTTCATTGGCAGGAACTGAAACACCTTGGCGGTTGTTTTTCATTTGAATTAATTCGCCATTAACCCAAATTTCGCCGGCGGTAGGTGTCTCTAAAAGGTTGATACATCTAAGGAAAGTACTTTTACCAGACCCAGAAGATCCGATAATCGAGACTACATCGCCTTTATGCGCAGAAAGTGAAATTCCCTTTAAAACTTCATTTTGACCAAACGTTTTGTGTAGATCCTTTATGTCCAGCGCTGGTACATCTTTCATGCGCTTTCTCTCCCAAGTTTGTGAAAATGCAAGGTACTCCGACCTTTTCATGCGATACAAACTAGCACCACACGGAATAACATGCAACAAATTATTAACCTAATAATTTGGAATAAATAGCGATTCACTCTGACTTATTATGCAAAAGGTAGCGTTTTCACCTCAATTTAATGAATGAGTTCTATCAATAAGTCATAATTACCACTCTTACATTGTTTAAATAAAGTTAATCAAAATGAGATTCTCGTAGCCTGATAGCTCACAAGAAAAACACGTTTTGTGAACTTAGATATATCGCTGTCGAAAAATGCAACCAGAGCATTCAGCGCACCCCCCTCTATCAATCACCGTTCTGTTTGAAGTCATTACATTGTAAGTATTTCAAAAGGAATGGATGGCAATCGAATAATAGTGAAATAACTCAGTTGGCGTTGAGCATTCAGTCAATGCCATAACGGGAGAGGCTCAAAGAAGATTGGAAAACGTCAGTTTGTGAAAACAAATTACACTTTTTATCAACGGTACGTTAATGAATCGCTGCGTTTTGTAGCTTTCTTTCACATACACTCATAAAGTGATCAAGATCAATCACCCTAAAGGGTAAGCTTGATAGACTCCTCAATACAAAATAAGGCATTAAAAATGCCAAACATTTCTTTTAACTTAGCTGCATAAAGCACATCAAAACCGTGCAACATAGTGTTAATAAGTTATAACTAAGAAATAACGCAATTACGCGAACTTATTTAATTCAATTTTAGAATTACTAACATAAAAATATGAGGAATCTATGTCAGACGTTGTGAATAATGCGAACTCTGAAGTAGAAGAGAAAAGCTATAAAGAGCTACACCGCCCTTCTTCGGAATTTGAGAGCCGCTCAGATTATCTAGATCACGAACTTCAAATCATGAAGCCTCGCCGCTTCGGTTTAAACCTTCCAGGCCGTGATTTCCGTTTTGAACTTGAAGACCTTGTTCCTGCACTTGCTGGTACCATAGGTATCATCGCGATGTACTCAGCAGTAATGATGTCTTGGGCTGATGGCCTAACCCAAGCTTGGGATCACGTAAACCTAGGTAAAGACTTCGCAATTGAAGTCGCTCGTGTAGAAATGCTTATTCCTGCACTGCTGTTCTGTATTCTTGCTTCTGGTTTCTTCAACCCTAAAGCAAACCTTGCCGGTAACCACGGCCCAATGATCCCTCTTATTGGTACCATCGCTCTCGCTGGTGCTCACCCTCTTGCATTGGCAATCCTTATCGGTGTCTTCGGTCTAATCCTAAGTTTCCTAAAAGGCGGCTCCAAGCTGGTTAACCTGACTTCGGAAGGTACCGCTGGCGGCTTACTCATTTTCTTAGGCCTAACAGGCACCATGAGCCAAATTAACTCGATTCAAGCATGGGCGGTTGGTCTTCAATCTTCTACTGTTGAAGCAGGCAGCATGGGTTACGTTGGTTTAATCGTTCTTGCTATTACGATTGCTATCTACGCTTTCTTAGCAAAAGTGAACAAGCGTTGGTTGGCTATCCCAGTTTGTGCATTCACAGGCCTTGCTATTGCATTAGCACTAGGTGCTGGTTTCGATATCGTATTCGAAACTGAAATGGGTATTCCAAACCTAAACCCAGTTTACTGGTGGGGTTCTACTTCTGAAGGTTGGATGCTTGGCTTGCCAAACGTTGAACACTTCATTGCTTCTTTACCATTCGCAATTCTTGCCGTAGCAATGTGGTCGCCAGATTTCCTAGGTCACCGTATCTTCCAAGAACTGAACTACCCTAAACGTTCTGAAAAAGTTCTGATGGATGTTGATGACACAATGACTATGTGTTCAGTTCGTCAAATGGTGGGTACTGCAGTTGGTGGTGGTAACATCACTTCTTCTTGGGGTACTTACATGATCCCAGCAGCAATCGCAAAACGTCCAATTCCTGGCGGCGCAATCTTGCTTGGTTCTTTATGTATTATTGTTGCGATTCTTGGTTTCCCAATGGACGTAGCTGTATGGCCACCAGTGATGCGTGTTGCGCTGCTTGTAGGTGTATCTCTGCCTCTACTTGAAGCGGGTATGCAAATGGTTAAGGATTCAAAAGATTCTCAAGCAGCTGGTATCTGTATCTTCGGTTCTGCGGTTGTTAACCCAGTATTAGCATGGGCACTGACTATGCTTCTAGATAATAACGGTCTAATTGGTGATAAAGAGCGTGCGAAGCGTCTATCATTTGTAGACAAGATTGTTATCCCAGTTGGCGTTTTGGTTATCTGTTTAGTAGCAATGCTTGCAGTTGGTATGCTAGAAAGTCAATATGGCCTAAAAGCTTGGCTATAATGGTTCTAACTACACAAAAGTAGTATTGGTATTAAAAAAAAGTTTGGGTGGCAACCCCTGCCACCCATTTTTTTTCAACTTTTTTTGGCATTTATTGATTTAGTTTAAGGTTTACAGAAATTTTTTAGCGTAGTCTTGAATACATAGAGTAAAGACAACATATAAAAGGTAGTGACAATATATATAACCATATGATGCGAATATGCTCATATATATTGTTATTAATAAGAGTGTACTACCCTTACGAGGGGCGCTGGCTCAACAGTGTTAATGTACGTATTTTTTCTACTAAAAAGGTAGGTATGTCATGGCAGAGCAATTTGCTAAAGCTTGGGAAGATTTTGCTGCAGGTGAGTGGCAAAGCGAAGTAAACGTTCGTGATTTCATTCAAAAGAACTACACGCCGTATGAAGGCGACGAGTCTTTCCTAGTTTCTGAGGGTACTGAAGCAACTAACAAGCTTTGGTCTTCGGTAATGGAAGGTATCAAACAGGAAAACGCAACTAAAGCACCTGTAGATTTCGATACTTCTGTTATCTCTACCATTACTGCTCACGATGCAGGTTACATTGAGAAAGATCTTGAGACTATCGTTGGTCTACAAACTGAGAAGCCACTAAAACGTGCAATCATCCCTAACGGTGGTGTACGTATGGTTGAAGGTTCTTGTAAAGCATACGGTGAAACTCTTGACCCAATGGTTTCAAAAATCTACTCAGAATACCGCAAAACACACAATGCTGGCGTTTTCGATATCTACACTCCTGATATCCTAAAATGTCGTAAGTCTGGTGTTCTGACTGGTCTTCCTGATGCTTACGGCCGTGGTCGTATCATTGGTGACTACCGTCGTGTTGCACTATACGGTATCAACTTCCTAATGAAAGACAAAGCGGCTCAATTCGCATCTCTACAAGAGCGTTTCGAGAACGGCGAAGATCTTTCTGCAACAATGCAATTGCGTGAAGAGATCTCTGAGCAACATCGTGCTCTAGGTCAAATCAAGCAAATGGCTGAGAAATACGGTTTCGATATCTCTGAGCCAGCTCAAACTGCTCAAGAAGCTATCCAGTGGACTTACTTCGGCTACCTAGCTGCTGTTAAGTCTCAAAACGGTGCTGCAATGTCTCTAGGTCGTACTTCGACTTTCCTAGACATCTACATCGAGCGTGATATCGCTGCTGGCAAAATCACAGAAGACCAAGCACAAGAAATGATCGACCACTTCGTAATGAAGCTGCGTATGGTTCGTTTCCTACGTACTCCTGAGTACGATGAGCTATTCTCTGGCGACCCAATCTGGGCTACAGAGTCTATGGGTGGTATGGGTGTTGATGGTCGTACGCTAGTAACGCGTTCGAACTTCCGTTTCCTTAACTCTCTATACACTATGGGTCCTTCTCCAGAGCCAAACATCACGGTTCTTTGGTCTGAGCAACTGCCTGACGGCTTCAAGCGTTTCTGTGCGAAGGTATCTATCGATACTTCTTCTATCCAGTACGAAAATGATGACCTAATGCGTCCTGACCTTGGTTCTGATGATTACGCAATCGCTTGTTGTGTATCACCAATGATCGTTGGTAAGCAAATGCAGTTCTTCGGCGCTCGTGCTAACCTTGCAAAAACTATGCTTTACGCAATCAACGGCGGCGTTGATGAGAAGCTTAAAATGCAAGTTGGCCCAGTTGGCGACAAGATCACTGACGAAGTACTTAACTACGATGACGTAATGGGTCGCCTAGACACATTCATGGATTGGTTAGCTAAGCAATACGTGACAGCTCTAAACAGCATTCACTTCATGCACGACAAGTACAGCTACGAAGCGTCTCTAATGGCTCTTCATGACCGTGACGTTCGTCGTACTATGGCTTGTGGTATCGCTGGTCTGTCTGTTGCTGCTGACTCACTGTCTGCAATCAAATTCGCGACGGTTAAACCAATCCGCGACGAAGATGGCATTGCAACTGACTTCGAAATCGAAGGCGATTACCCTAAATACGGTAACAACGACTCTCGTGTAGATGACATTGCTTGTGAACTAGTTTCTACGTTCATGAACAAGATCCGTAAGCTTAAGACTTACCGTGATTCAATCCCTACACAGTCAGTTCTTACTATCACGTCTAACGTGGTATACGGTAAGAAGACAGGTAACACTCCAGACGGTCGTCGTGCTGGTGCTCCTTTCGCTCCTGGTGCTAACCCAATGCACGGTCGTGATGAGAAAGGCGCTGTAGCTTCACTAACGTCTGTAGGTAAACTACCGTTTGCTGATGCTCAAGATGGTATCTCTTACACTTTCTCTATCGTGCCAAACGCGCTAGGTAAAGAACAAGACAGCCAACGTGCTAACCTTGCAGGCCTAATGGATGGTTACTTCCACCACGAAGCTGGCATTGAAGGTGGTCAACACCTTAACGTTAACGTTCTTAACCGCGAAACTCTTGAAGACGCAGTTAAGCACCCTGAGAAATACCCTCAGCTAACGATTCGTGTTTCTGGTTACGCTGTACGCTTCAACTCTCTAACTACAGAGCAGCAAGCTGACGTAATCGCACGTACATTTACTGAGTCTCTATAAGCTCACGCTAAATAGATAAGTAAAATGATATTAGCCCCGCCAATGTGCGGGGCTTTTTTATATCATCCAGAAATTTATTATTTCGTCTTCACTATACGAAACGTCAGATTGAGCAAAAAACCCGTCATCTATTCACTTTTTTTTCACACCTAAACTCTAATTACGGTACTATCTTGGTTCATAATTTAAGAGTAACTGCTCCATGAAATACCTGCGTTGTTTACCCCTGCTCCTTCTCTCTTTTTCATCTTTAGCATCTGAGCGTTCTACGCTAACTTTCGCTTTAGATAATGATGGTATTTTTGGTGTCGACCAAGACTATACCAACGGCTTATTTCTGGGTTACACATCGTCAAGTATTACGCCATACAATTGGGTGAAACCATTGAGTCTCTCTTACTGGGGCGCAAGCTCTCTAGATAAATGGGAAATCACCATTGGCCACAAGATGTATACGCCTTCTGATATTGAGTTAGAAACGCCATCGGCTAATAACCGCCCATACGCAGGTTACCTACATACAGAATTCAACTACATCAGTTTGAACCCACAACAAGCCCAACGTTTTAACATTACCTTCGGTACAACAGGCGAACGTGCACTGTCTGAAGATGCTCAAAAGTTGGTTCACTCGATCACAAAATCAGATGAGCCTATGGGTTGGGAATATCAGGTTGACGATGAGTGGGCGGGGAGCGTTGGTTACTTAAGCCATTTCAACCTAATGCGTAATCAAGCACTAGCAAATACAGACTTCGAGATCTCTAACATTTCAGAAATTAATGTGGGTAACTTTAGAAGTGATATCCAAACGGGCTTCATGTTCCGTTGGGGTACCGACTTAGGTGGTAACTTTGGCGCGGCTAACATCAGCACTGAAAACCCATTTAAAGCTGGCATGATTGGCGCATCCAATACGGGTTGGTTTACCTATGCTGGCCTCGAAGGGCGTTACCGATTTAACGACCTCACTATCGAAGGTGATCGCTCTGGTGTTGACGAATACGCAAATAAAAACAACGAAAACCCTGCGATCTACGATGTGACATTAGAGAACATCCAAGCGACAGCCGTACTGGGTTTTGCTTGGTATAACCAATACGTTGGTGCCTCTTTCGCGCTAACGGCCAAAACGCCTGATTACAAAGAAGCGAAAGAATCGATTTATACCACTGGTGGCATAACTATGTTTGCTTTCTTCTAACCACCAGTAAGGGCTTTCGTCCTTTACTTTTCCAGTTTAATACAGGCAATCATCTTCACCGGTGATTGCCTTTATTTTTAAAGGCCTCGTTACCATTTGACCCTATTTTATGTACCGTTTTTGTAATAAAATACACGGTATAAATTCCTCTACGAGAATAGCTCATGTCTACAACTGGTCGCATTCACTCATTCGAATCTTGTGGTACTGTCGATGGCCCTGGTATCCGCTTCATTGTGTTTCTTCAAGGCTGCTTAATGCGTTGTATGTACTGCCATAACCGCGATACATGGGATCTTCATGACGGAAAGGAAGTAACGGTCGAAGAGATCATCAACGAAGCAAAATCATACCGTCATTTCATGAAAGCCTCTGGTGGTGGTATCACCTGTTCTGGTGGTGAAGCGATGCTACAACCTGAGTTTGTTCGTGACTTCTTCCAAGCGGCGCAAGCTGAAGGCATTCACACTTGTCTTGATACTAATGGCTACATTCGTAAGCACACTGAAGTGGTCGATGAAGTACTAGAAGCCTCTGATCTAGTGATGCTGGATCTTAAACATATGCGAGATGAGATACACCACGATTTCATTGGCGTATCAAACAGACGTACTCTGGATTTTGCACGCTACCTACACAAGATTGGCAAGAAAACTTGGATTCGTTACGTGATTGTTCCTGGCTACACGGATACTCCTGAAGATGCTCATCTTCTTGGTGAATTCATTAAAGACATGGATAACATCGAGAAAATAGAACTGCTTCCATACCATAAGCTTGGTGCTCATAAATGGGAAGCGCTTGGTTATGACTACCCTCTTGAAGGTACAAATCCGCCAAGCAAAGAGAAAATGGACGAAATTGTTGCTGTTCTAAGCCAGTACCATTCAAACGTAAAATACTAATCTAGACTTTTACGTTCATAGTGTTTTTAAACGCCTCAATTTCGATTGGGGCGTTTTCTTTTGTGGCTCAAACTATCCTTTCACTTTTCTTTACAACTTTTGTTTATCAATTCAAAAAATCATATTAAATCCGTGTTGAGATCATG is a window from the Vibrio splendidus genome containing:
- a CDS encoding ABC transporter permease, with amino-acid sequence MDFSLIIESLPIYLSGLWTTAWMVCVALIIGLCVAIPLAIARNSPNMLINAPAWSFIYFFRGTPLLVQLYLIYYGMDQFFPVKDTLWENAWFCALVAFILNTSAYTAEIIRGAINGLPKGEVEAAKAYGMSTPKTYRRIILPSALRRALPAYSNEVIFMLHGSAVAGIVTIMDLTGAARLVNSRYYAPFESFLTAGLFYMGLTFIIIAIFKFAEKRFLAYLRPLS
- a CDS encoding ABC transporter permease, which encodes MFDLQGYEASILKGAVLTIEVALLSLILAMVLGMLGALAKLAPYRWARAIATLYTTVIRGIPDLVLMMLIFFGGQILLNNSLYSINEWLNEWFTSSDPNHEWTAYLPDYIDVSPFIAGVLTIGFIFGAYMAETFRGAIMAVDSGEMEAAKAYGMGPVLAFRRILLPQMIRHALPGFGNNWLVLLKTTALVSIIGLEDMVRVSALAAGSTKMPFTFYMTVALIFLFFTSVSTGLLKLVERKFSIHAR
- a CDS encoding ABC transporter substrate-binding protein, with protein sequence MKKWLLVAALAATAATGVAQAKEWKTVRFGIEGAYPPFSWTEADGSLKGFDVDMANALCTEMQVQCKIVAQDWDGIIPSLLARKYDAIIAAMSITEERKKKIDFTGKYALIPNKFIAKKGAGLNFDDLSGQKIAVQRATTHDKYLTDNYGDTVEIVRYGSFDEAYLDLANGRVAAVLGDASALEEGVLNKAGGEDYEFVGPSLTDPKWFGDGFGIALRKQDKDLTKQLDAAILSLREKGIYQDIAAKYFNYDVYGQ
- a CDS encoding ABC transporter ATP-binding protein → MKDVPALDIKDLHKTFGQNEVLKGISLSAHKGDVVSIIGSSGSGKSTFLRCINLLETPTAGEIWVNGELIQMKNNRQGVSVPANEKQVQRIRSRLAMVFQGFNLWSHLTVLENVIEAPVHVLGVPKAQAIENAELLLKKVGLYERKDYYPGHLSGGQQQRAAIARALAVDPEVMLFDEPTSALDPELVGEVLGVMRDLAEEGRTMLVVTHEMAFARDVSNHVMFLHQGLVEEQGDPAKLFTEPESERLQQFISSIY
- a CDS encoding DUF3360 family protein, yielding MSDVVNNANSEVEEKSYKELHRPSSEFESRSDYLDHELQIMKPRRFGLNLPGRDFRFELEDLVPALAGTIGIIAMYSAVMMSWADGLTQAWDHVNLGKDFAIEVARVEMLIPALLFCILASGFFNPKANLAGNHGPMIPLIGTIALAGAHPLALAILIGVFGLILSFLKGGSKLVNLTSEGTAGGLLIFLGLTGTMSQINSIQAWAVGLQSSTVEAGSMGYVGLIVLAITIAIYAFLAKVNKRWLAIPVCAFTGLAIALALGAGFDIVFETEMGIPNLNPVYWWGSTSEGWMLGLPNVEHFIASLPFAILAVAMWSPDFLGHRIFQELNYPKRSEKVLMDVDDTMTMCSVRQMVGTAVGGGNITSSWGTYMIPAAIAKRPIPGGAILLGSLCIIVAILGFPMDVAVWPPVMRVALLVGVSLPLLEAGMQMVKDSKDSQAAGICIFGSAVVNPVLAWALTMLLDNNGLIGDKERAKRLSFVDKIVIPVGVLVICLVAMLAVGMLESQYGLKAWL
- the pflB gene encoding formate C-acetyltransferase encodes the protein MAEQFAKAWEDFAAGEWQSEVNVRDFIQKNYTPYEGDESFLVSEGTEATNKLWSSVMEGIKQENATKAPVDFDTSVISTITAHDAGYIEKDLETIVGLQTEKPLKRAIIPNGGVRMVEGSCKAYGETLDPMVSKIYSEYRKTHNAGVFDIYTPDILKCRKSGVLTGLPDAYGRGRIIGDYRRVALYGINFLMKDKAAQFASLQERFENGEDLSATMQLREEISEQHRALGQIKQMAEKYGFDISEPAQTAQEAIQWTYFGYLAAVKSQNGAAMSLGRTSTFLDIYIERDIAAGKITEDQAQEMIDHFVMKLRMVRFLRTPEYDELFSGDPIWATESMGGMGVDGRTLVTRSNFRFLNSLYTMGPSPEPNITVLWSEQLPDGFKRFCAKVSIDTSSIQYENDDLMRPDLGSDDYAIACCVSPMIVGKQMQFFGARANLAKTMLYAINGGVDEKLKMQVGPVGDKITDEVLNYDDVMGRLDTFMDWLAKQYVTALNSIHFMHDKYSYEASLMALHDRDVRRTMACGIAGLSVAADSLSAIKFATVKPIRDEDGIATDFEIEGDYPKYGNNDSRVDDIACELVSTFMNKIRKLKTYRDSIPTQSVLTITSNVVYGKKTGNTPDGRRAGAPFAPGANPMHGRDEKGAVASLTSVGKLPFADAQDGISYTFSIVPNALGKEQDSQRANLAGLMDGYFHHEAGIEGGQHLNVNVLNRETLEDAVKHPEKYPQLTIRVSGYAVRFNSLTTEQQADVIARTFTESL
- a CDS encoding lipid A deacylase LpxR family protein, with translation MKYLRCLPLLLLSFSSLASERSTLTFALDNDGIFGVDQDYTNGLFLGYTSSSITPYNWVKPLSLSYWGASSLDKWEITIGHKMYTPSDIELETPSANNRPYAGYLHTEFNYISLNPQQAQRFNITFGTTGERALSEDAQKLVHSITKSDEPMGWEYQVDDEWAGSVGYLSHFNLMRNQALANTDFEISNISEINVGNFRSDIQTGFMFRWGTDLGGNFGAANISTENPFKAGMIGASNTGWFTYAGLEGRYRFNDLTIEGDRSGVDEYANKNNENPAIYDVTLENIQATAVLGFAWYNQYVGASFALTAKTPDYKEAKESIYTTGGITMFAFF
- the pflA gene encoding pyruvate formate lyase 1-activating protein, producing MSTTGRIHSFESCGTVDGPGIRFIVFLQGCLMRCMYCHNRDTWDLHDGKEVTVEEIINEAKSYRHFMKASGGGITCSGGEAMLQPEFVRDFFQAAQAEGIHTCLDTNGYIRKHTEVVDEVLEASDLVMLDLKHMRDEIHHDFIGVSNRRTLDFARYLHKIGKKTWIRYVIVPGYTDTPEDAHLLGEFIKDMDNIEKIELLPYHKLGAHKWEALGYDYPLEGTNPPSKEKMDEIVAVLSQYHSNVKY